A window of Sphingobacterium sp. lm-10 contains these coding sequences:
- a CDS encoding gamma carbonic anhydrase family protein, translated as MSAIILPVGDHVPEIALDAFLAPNCTIVGDVTIGSQCSIWFNAVIRGDVNYIRIGNFSNIQDNVTIHGTYERNGTDIGSYVNIGHNAIVHGCVIHSHVLVGMGAIVMDRAVLQSHVIIAAGAVVLENTVCESGYLYAGVPAKKIKPLTDEQLALLDKLPHNYVMYSSWFKDEKPI; from the coding sequence ATGTCAGCTATTATATTACCTGTAGGGGATCATGTCCCTGAGATTGCTTTAGATGCATTCCTTGCTCCCAATTGTACTATTGTGGGTGATGTTACCATTGGTTCGCAATGCTCTATTTGGTTTAATGCGGTTATACGTGGAGATGTAAATTATATTCGGATTGGAAATTTCAGTAACATTCAGGATAACGTCACTATTCATGGCACATATGAACGTAATGGTACCGATATTGGATCGTACGTAAACATTGGTCACAATGCTATTGTGCACGGCTGTGTGATACACTCTCATGTACTGGTGGGTATGGGTGCTATTGTTATGGATCGCGCCGTACTACAAAGCCATGTAATTATTGCCGCCGGTGCCGTGGTTTTAGAAAACACGGTCTGCGAATCCGGTTATTTATATGCGGGAGTTCCTGCCAAAAAGATTAAGCCGCTAACAGATGAGCAATTGGCTTTATTGGATAAACTCCCACACAATTATGTGATGTACAGCTCTTGGTTTAAAGATGAAAAGCCTATCTAA
- a CDS encoding Ig-like domain-containing protein, translating to MSRPTGGPKDSIPPSVVAELPANFSTNFTERKIIISFDEYVKTTNQQKEFSASPDMDIPPIYKIRKRDLHIQLPDSLEENTTYTINLGKGLVDFNEGNPILNYTYVFSTGPELDSLSISGRVSNGYTQSFDPEKDKDINVILIPTSRDSIFGRKKASIFTTVDTSGTFRLQNLKEDTYRIYAIKEQNNDRTYNAPDEWIGFLKDSIVLKRDTAGIHLELSQGTPRAFKTLERKLESSGMALLVFNKALEDPSVRIIDPVVLNDQAIPRFAPTMDSVRIYLPNLEFDSIKFQMSDNSGILDTSLIRRPRNLKLERTVTPKFSITNKVDRVKHIQLSATTPIKQVDKNKIILLEDSIPRRNFQLQADSVNKELYHIRYNWRPKRNYELTLEEGAIHGFFDEENKEEKLQFTMNEAESYGDIALTFNGLDTTQQYVIELISENKEKIFESHVLPTNHQLAYRKYPTGKYSIRVIWDKNRNAKWDPADVWTLTKQEPIWYLDRTFTIRANWEQNETIDVRFAPN from the coding sequence ATGTCACGTCCTACCGGTGGACCAAAAGATTCTATACCGCCGAGTGTGGTTGCAGAATTACCTGCAAACTTTTCCACAAACTTTACCGAAAGAAAAATCATCATATCTTTTGATGAGTACGTGAAAACAACCAACCAACAAAAGGAATTTAGTGCATCTCCAGATATGGATATACCTCCGATCTACAAAATCCGTAAAAGAGACCTCCATATCCAATTACCAGATAGCCTCGAGGAAAATACAACCTATACCATAAATCTTGGAAAAGGACTAGTAGATTTTAATGAAGGAAATCCTATCTTAAATTACACCTATGTATTTTCTACCGGACCAGAACTGGATTCGCTCTCGATCTCGGGCAGGGTAAGTAATGGATATACCCAGTCGTTTGATCCAGAAAAAGACAAAGACATTAACGTTATTTTAATTCCAACCAGTCGGGATTCCATCTTTGGACGCAAAAAAGCATCTATCTTCACAACAGTTGATACCTCTGGTACTTTTAGATTACAAAATCTAAAAGAAGATACTTATCGCATCTATGCGATTAAGGAACAAAATAATGATCGTACCTATAATGCACCAGATGAGTGGATCGGCTTCTTGAAAGATAGTATCGTACTTAAACGTGACACCGCTGGCATTCATCTCGAGTTAAGCCAAGGAACTCCACGTGCTTTCAAAACCCTTGAGCGTAAATTAGAAAGTAGTGGAATGGCATTACTAGTGTTTAATAAAGCACTAGAGGACCCCTCTGTACGAATCATAGATCCCGTTGTTTTAAATGATCAAGCTATTCCACGTTTTGCTCCTACTATGGACTCTGTTCGTATTTATTTACCAAATTTGGAATTTGACTCCATCAAATTCCAAATGTCTGATAACAGTGGTATATTAGATACCAGTCTTATACGGCGGCCAAGGAATCTAAAATTAGAGCGAACCGTAACACCTAAATTCAGTATTACGAATAAGGTTGATCGTGTAAAGCATATACAACTTTCTGCAACCACCCCTATTAAACAGGTTGATAAAAACAAGATAATCCTGTTAGAAGATTCTATACCCCGTCGTAATTTTCAGCTCCAAGCAGATAGCGTAAATAAAGAATTATACCATATCAGGTATAACTGGCGGCCAAAGAGAAATTATGAACTTACTCTGGAAGAAGGCGCCATACACGGTTTTTTCGACGAAGAGAATAAAGAAGAAAAATTACAATTTACGATGAATGAAGCCGAAAGTTACGGCGATATTGCATTAACATTCAACGGCTTAGATACCACCCAACAATACGTAATTGAATTAATTTCAGAAAATAAGGAAAAAATATTTGAATCACACGTGCTACCAACGAATCACCAATTGGCCTATAGGAAATATCCTACAGGAAAATACAGCATTCGAGTTATATGGGACAAAAATAGAAATGCGAAGTGGGATCCAGCTGATGTATGGACATTAACAAAACAAGAACCCATATGGTACCTAGACAGGACATTCACCATTCGAGCCAATTGGGAACAAAATGAAACTATTGATGTACGGTTTGCACCTAATTAG
- a CDS encoding carboxyl transferase domain-containing protein has translation MESLLSELRKKIETLRLGGGIKKIEKHQSKGKLTAWERVHYVLDDDSEYVEIGSFAGDDLYPEHGGCPNGGVVIVMGYIHGRLCIIVSNDATVKAGAWFPISAKKNLRAQEIAMENHLPIIYLVDSAGVYLPMQDEIFPDKEHFGRIFRNNAKISSMGIPQISAIMGSCVAGGAYLPIMSDYALIVEGTGSVFLAGSYLVKSSIGEVIDNEALGGATTHCEISGVTDNKYPDDKSCLDAIRGIVDKFGHHEKTHFSRIEAAAPERDANYLYEYFPQDRLKPYDMNEVLKCIVDTGSLEEYKKDYGKTIICALARIDGWAVGIVANQRQVVKAKKPGNATEMQMGGVIYSDSADKAARFIMNCNQQKIPLVFLQDVTGFMVGSRSEQGGIIKDGAKMVNAMANSVVPKFTFVVGNSYGAGNYAMCGKAYDPRLIYAWPTAQMAVMSGASAGKTLLQIQEATLKAQNKELTEVEKEELLNKINNTYQKQLSPYYAAARLWVDGVIDPKDTRKIISMGIEAANHNPTMERYNVGVLQT, from the coding sequence ATGGAAAGTTTATTGTCTGAACTCCGAAAAAAAATTGAAACATTACGTCTGGGTGGTGGGATCAAAAAAATCGAAAAACACCAATCCAAAGGTAAGCTTACCGCATGGGAACGTGTACACTATGTATTGGACGATGATAGTGAATACGTAGAAATAGGAAGCTTTGCGGGAGACGATTTGTATCCAGAACATGGTGGCTGTCCTAATGGCGGTGTAGTGATCGTAATGGGCTACATACACGGACGGCTATGTATTATCGTATCTAACGATGCTACCGTAAAAGCGGGCGCTTGGTTCCCGATCAGTGCCAAGAAAAATCTTCGTGCGCAAGAAATCGCTATGGAAAACCATTTGCCTATAATTTATCTGGTAGACTCCGCTGGTGTATACTTACCTATGCAGGATGAAATATTTCCGGATAAAGAGCATTTTGGTCGTATTTTTAGAAATAATGCGAAGATATCTTCCATGGGTATTCCACAGATATCGGCGATCATGGGTTCTTGCGTAGCAGGTGGTGCTTACCTACCAATTATGTCGGATTATGCATTAATTGTCGAAGGTACAGGATCTGTATTTCTGGCAGGATCTTATCTAGTGAAATCATCGATCGGTGAAGTAATCGATAACGAAGCTTTGGGTGGTGCTACGACGCACTGTGAGATATCCGGTGTTACAGATAATAAGTACCCGGATGATAAAAGCTGTCTGGATGCTATCCGTGGTATTGTGGATAAGTTTGGCCATCATGAAAAAACACACTTTTCACGTATTGAAGCTGCAGCGCCAGAACGTGACGCAAACTATTTGTACGAATACTTCCCGCAAGATAGATTAAAACCTTATGATATGAATGAGGTCTTGAAATGTATTGTGGATACAGGCAGTCTGGAAGAATATAAAAAGGATTACGGAAAGACTATTATATGTGCGCTCGCACGTATCGATGGATGGGCAGTGGGTATTGTAGCGAATCAAAGACAAGTTGTAAAAGCCAAAAAACCCGGCAATGCAACGGAAATGCAGATGGGTGGTGTGATTTATTCTGACTCTGCCGACAAAGCAGCTCGTTTTATCATGAATTGTAATCAGCAAAAGATTCCGTTAGTTTTCTTACAAGATGTGACTGGTTTTATGGTGGGTTCACGTTCAGAACAGGGTGGCATCATTAAAGATGGAGCAAAAATGGTCAATGCAATGGCCAATTCTGTGGTGCCTAAATTCACTTTTGTGGTTGGAAATAGCTATGGTGCCGGAAACTATGCCATGTGTGGAAAAGCCTATGATCCTCGATTGATCTATGCCTGGCCAACAGCACAGATGGCAGTCATGAGCGGTGCTTCGGCTGGAAAAACCTTACTACAAATCCAGGAAGCTACATTAAAAGCGCAGAATAAAGAACTAACAGAGGTCGAAAAAGAAGAACTTTTGAACAAGATCAATAATACCTACCAGAAGCAATTAAGCCCTTACTATGCGGCTGCTAGATTGTGGGTTGATGGTGTTATTGATCCGAAGGATACCCGCAAAATTATCTCCATGGGGATTGAAGCCGCCAATCATAATCCTACCATGGAACGTTATAATGTTGGTGTTTTGCAGACGTAA
- the nadA gene encoding quinolinate synthase NadA gives MNNRFDTVLEAKGYIDLPIDPSIDLIEEIQRLKKEKNAVILAHYYQESEIQDIADYIGDSLGLSQQAAKTEADVILFAGVHFMAETAKILSPKKKVLLPDLKSGCSLSDSCPPHLFAKFKEQYPDHLVITYVNCTAELKALSDIVCTSSNAVQIVESLPKDQKIIFGPDRNLGAYVKKKTGRDLVLWNGACMVHEIFSQDRINGLRTDYPTAKFIAHPECEDHILAQADYIGSTSGMLKYTIEDPADTYIVATESGILHQMQKASPSKTFIPAPPNNLCACNDCPHMKLNTLEKLYNCLHYELPEIILPEDVIKRAQKPIERMLEISERLGL, from the coding sequence ATGAATAATAGGTTCGATACTGTTTTGGAAGCTAAAGGATACATTGATCTACCTATCGATCCTTCGATAGATTTGATCGAGGAAATCCAGCGCTTAAAAAAAGAAAAAAATGCTGTTATCCTGGCGCATTATTACCAGGAAAGCGAAATACAGGATATCGCGGATTATATTGGCGATAGTCTGGGATTATCCCAACAGGCCGCAAAGACGGAAGCTGATGTTATCCTGTTTGCCGGTGTGCATTTCATGGCAGAAACAGCTAAAATATTATCTCCAAAAAAGAAGGTTTTATTACCTGATTTAAAATCAGGTTGTTCATTATCAGACAGTTGTCCACCACATTTATTTGCAAAATTTAAGGAACAATATCCTGATCACTTGGTGATTACGTATGTGAATTGTACTGCAGAGCTAAAAGCACTTTCTGATATTGTCTGTACATCCAGTAATGCGGTACAAATTGTAGAGAGCCTGCCTAAAGATCAGAAAATTATCTTCGGACCAGATCGTAATCTAGGAGCTTATGTAAAAAAGAAAACGGGCAGAGATTTGGTACTTTGGAATGGCGCCTGTATGGTACACGAAATTTTCTCTCAAGACAGGATCAATGGTTTAAGAACAGATTATCCAACGGCAAAATTTATAGCACATCCCGAATGTGAAGATCATATCCTAGCGCAAGCCGATTACATTGGATCTACTTCTGGTATGCTAAAATACACTATTGAAGATCCAGCAGATACGTACATCGTAGCTACCGAATCCGGAATTCTTCATCAGATGCAAAAGGCTAGTCCGAGTAAGACATTTATTCCGGCTCCGCCGAATAATTTGTGTGCTTGTAATGATTGTCCACATATGAAATTGAATACGTTGGAGAAGCTCTATAACTGTCTGCATTATGAGTTGCCAGAGATTATTCTTCCGGAAGATGTGATCAAGCGAGCTCAAAAGCCAATTGAGCGTATGCTGGAAATTTCTGAACGCCTTGGATTGTAA
- the thiL gene encoding thiamine-phosphate kinase, with the protein MFDNSEKTDIKELGEFGLIAHLTQSVKLTQASSIRGIGDDAAVLNFEGTKTLVSTDLLLENVHFDLRYVPLKHLGYKAVQVNLSDIYAMNGTASQITFSIGMSSKFPLEAVEEIYEGALLACNKYNIDLIGGDTSASQQGLVLSVTSIGYADEAAITYRSGAKEGDLLCVSGDLGGAYVGLQLLEREKKIFLENPNIQPDLEGKDYIIERQLKPDARGDVVELLRQLDVKPNAMIDVSDGLASEILHIAKASNVGCTIYEDKIPLDPMTYDTAREFGLDPTICALSGGEDYELLFTIPQTDYDKVKNQLDITIIGHMTEASAGCQMISKSGKVHPLQAQGWNAFK; encoded by the coding sequence ATGTTTGACAATAGCGAAAAAACAGATATTAAAGAATTAGGAGAATTTGGACTGATTGCGCACTTAACGCAGTCCGTAAAATTAACGCAAGCTTCTTCTATCAGAGGCATTGGTGACGATGCTGCCGTACTTAATTTCGAAGGAACGAAAACACTTGTTTCTACCGATCTATTATTGGAAAATGTACATTTCGATCTGCGTTATGTACCATTGAAACACTTGGGGTATAAGGCTGTACAAGTTAATTTAAGTGATATATATGCGATGAATGGTACTGCTTCGCAAATTACGTTCTCTATCGGTATGTCATCAAAATTTCCGCTGGAAGCTGTCGAAGAAATTTACGAAGGAGCATTGTTAGCTTGTAACAAATACAATATCGATCTGATTGGCGGAGATACCTCTGCCAGCCAGCAAGGTTTGGTACTTTCCGTAACCAGTATAGGCTATGCAGACGAAGCCGCTATTACGTACAGATCAGGAGCCAAAGAAGGTGATTTATTATGTGTTTCTGGCGATTTGGGTGGCGCATATGTAGGATTACAATTGCTTGAGCGGGAGAAAAAGATTTTTCTGGAAAATCCAAATATTCAACCCGATCTGGAAGGAAAGGATTATATTATCGAGCGTCAACTAAAGCCTGATGCACGAGGTGATGTGGTCGAATTATTACGTCAGTTAGACGTGAAGCCAAACGCCATGATTGATGTATCTGATGGTTTGGCGTCTGAGATTCTTCACATTGCTAAAGCCTCTAATGTAGGTTGTACGATTTATGAAGATAAGATACCATTGGATCCGATGACCTATGATACGGCTCGGGAATTTGGCTTGGATCCTACGATATGTGCACTGAGTGGAGGAGAGGATTACGAGTTATTATTCACTATTCCACAAACGGATTATGATAAAGTAAAAAATCAGTTGGACATCACTATTATCGGTCATATGACAGAAGCGTCTGCCGGTTGTCAAATGATTTCAAAATCAGGAAAAGTGCATCCTTTGCAGGCGCAGGGCTGGAATGCTTTTAAGTAA
- a CDS encoding acyl-CoA dehydrogenase family protein encodes MMKNSIDTEQLRMVRQSARDFAQAHIKPHIMAWDEPQKFPVELFKKMGEYGFMGILVPEEYQGAGLSYQEYIAILDEISKVCGSIGLSVAAHNSLCTNHILTFANEEQKRKYLPKLATGEWIGAWGLTETGSGSDAGGLSTVGVLDGDHYVINGNKTFITHAISGDVAVVMVRTGEKGDKHGVSAFIIEKGTPGFTAGQKMDKLGMRASETASLFFDNCRVHKSQMIGDIGTGFVQALKLLDGGRISIAALSLGIARGAYECALRYAQEREQFNKPIFEFQDVSFKLADMATEIEASELLVQHAAQLKDQGEKVTKAGAMAKLYASETAVKVSNESVQIHGGYGFTKDFGAEKYFRDAKLCTIGEGTSAIQKMVIAREIKKDVL; translated from the coding sequence ATGATGAAAAATTCGATTGATACAGAACAATTAAGAATGGTGAGGCAGAGTGCAAGAGATTTTGCTCAAGCTCACATCAAACCCCATATTATGGCTTGGGATGAGCCCCAAAAATTTCCGGTAGAGCTCTTTAAAAAAATGGGAGAATATGGCTTTATGGGTATTCTCGTACCTGAAGAATACCAAGGTGCGGGACTAAGCTATCAGGAATATATTGCTATTCTGGATGAAATATCCAAAGTATGTGGATCTATTGGCCTATCCGTTGCAGCACACAACTCTCTGTGCACAAATCATATACTTACTTTCGCCAACGAGGAGCAAAAACGTAAGTACCTTCCAAAGTTAGCCACCGGCGAATGGATTGGCGCGTGGGGACTTACAGAAACGGGTTCCGGTTCGGATGCTGGTGGTCTGTCGACAGTCGGTGTATTGGATGGTGATCATTATGTAATTAATGGTAATAAAACGTTTATTACACACGCAATTTCTGGCGATGTGGCTGTGGTGATGGTGCGTACTGGAGAAAAAGGAGATAAGCACGGAGTTTCTGCTTTTATTATTGAGAAAGGTACACCTGGCTTTACTGCTGGTCAGAAAATGGACAAATTGGGGATGCGTGCGTCAGAAACAGCCAGCTTATTTTTCGACAACTGTAGAGTGCACAAAAGTCAGATGATTGGAGATATAGGTACTGGTTTTGTACAGGCATTAAAATTATTAGATGGAGGACGTATATCCATTGCTGCGCTGTCTTTAGGTATAGCCCGTGGTGCATATGAATGTGCTTTGCGCTATGCACAAGAACGAGAGCAGTTTAACAAACCTATTTTCGAGTTTCAAGATGTATCTTTTAAATTAGCGGATATGGCTACCGAGATTGAAGCATCAGAATTGTTGGTTCAGCATGCCGCCCAATTAAAAGATCAAGGCGAAAAAGTAACTAAAGCAGGCGCAATGGCCAAATTGTATGCTTCGGAAACAGCCGTGAAGGTATCCAATGAAAGTGTACAAATACATGGTGGGTATGGATTCACTAAAGATTTTGGAGCGGAGAAATATTTTAGAGATGCTAAACTCTGTACAATCGGCGAAGGCACAAGTGCCATTCAGAAGATGGTTATAGCTCGAGAAATAAAGAAAGATGTCTTATAA
- the nadB gene encoding L-aspartate oxidase: MSEQCTDFLIVGSGIAGLSFALKAAELGKVLIITKSNEDESNTKYAQGGVAVVIDESDSFANHIADTHIAGDGLCDPIVVEHVIQEGPERIAELIAYGTSFDKEASGSYDLAKEGGHSAHRILHYKDITGYEIERALLARVHAHPNIEILTHYFAVDLITQHHVGVHVDKRSSDISCYGIYALNTGSGKIEKFLSKVTLMATGGAGHVYSSTTNPTIATGDGIAMVYRAKGKVRNMEFIQFHPTALFNPLEYPAFLISEAVRGFGGILRRVDGSSFMEEYDERGSLAPRDVVARAIDVEMKKSGLDYVYLDITHRSKEDILEHFPNIYEQCMRIGVDMSMDYIPVSPAAHYLCGGILVNEHGATSIQQLYACGECASTGLHGANRLASNSLLEAAVYAHRIFKHVENSFGTLSYRTDVPEWDDTNTTLSNEDILVTHNLRETQKLMSDYVGIVRSDFRLERAMRRLGLLYDETESFYKNTRLSVKLCELRNVIQVAYLVVKSAMARKESRGLHYTTDYPAHATELQDTVY; this comes from the coding sequence ATGTCTGAACAATGTACTGATTTCTTGATTGTGGGTTCCGGAATAGCAGGTTTAAGTTTCGCGCTGAAAGCTGCTGAGTTGGGTAAGGTGTTGATCATTACAAAGTCCAATGAAGATGAATCCAATACAAAATACGCACAAGGTGGCGTAGCAGTGGTTATCGATGAGTCCGATAGTTTTGCCAACCATATTGCTGACACACATATTGCCGGCGATGGTTTATGTGACCCTATCGTCGTTGAGCATGTTATACAAGAAGGGCCAGAGCGAATTGCAGAACTAATTGCTTATGGAACTAGCTTTGACAAAGAGGCATCTGGTAGTTATGATCTGGCTAAAGAAGGTGGGCATTCGGCACACCGAATCTTGCATTATAAAGATATTACTGGTTATGAGATTGAGCGAGCCTTACTAGCGCGTGTACATGCACATCCGAATATTGAGATACTCACACACTACTTTGCAGTAGATTTGATTACGCAGCATCATGTAGGCGTACATGTGGATAAGCGTTCTTCCGATATTTCTTGTTATGGTATTTATGCTTTAAATACAGGAAGCGGCAAAATAGAAAAATTCCTGTCTAAAGTAACTCTTATGGCTACTGGAGGTGCTGGACATGTCTATTCCAGTACTACTAACCCAACCATTGCGACCGGTGATGGAATCGCGATGGTGTATAGAGCTAAAGGAAAAGTGCGTAATATGGAATTCATTCAATTTCATCCAACAGCACTTTTTAATCCCTTAGAATATCCTGCTTTTCTGATTTCTGAAGCCGTAAGAGGTTTTGGTGGGATACTAAGGAGGGTAGATGGCTCTTCCTTTATGGAGGAATACGATGAACGAGGATCGCTTGCCCCGAGAGATGTGGTGGCTCGAGCGATTGATGTGGAGATGAAGAAGTCTGGTTTAGATTATGTGTATTTGGATATTACGCATCGTAGTAAAGAAGATATTCTGGAGCATTTTCCTAATATTTATGAACAGTGTATGCGAATTGGAGTAGATATGAGTATGGATTATATACCGGTATCTCCAGCCGCTCATTACCTGTGTGGCGGTATTTTGGTCAATGAGCATGGTGCAACGAGTATTCAACAATTGTATGCTTGTGGTGAATGTGCATCAACGGGTTTGCACGGTGCTAATCGATTGGCCTCTAACTCTTTATTGGAAGCAGCCGTTTATGCGCATCGTATTTTTAAACATGTGGAAAACAGCTTCGGTACGCTATCTTATCGTACGGATGTACCTGAATGGGATGATACGAATACTACCTTATCCAATGAAGATATTTTGGTAACCCACAATCTACGAGAAACACAGAAGTTGATGAGTGATTATGTAGGTATTGTACGTTCTGATTTTCGCTTAGAAAGAGCAATGCGCCGTCTAGGCTTACTTTATGATGAGACGGAGTCTTTCTATAAGAATACTCGATTATCAGTAAAACTATGTGAACTCCGAAATGTTATACAAGTGGCCTATCTGGTAGTGAAATCGGCGATGGCTCGAAAAGAGAGTCGAGGTTTGCATTACACGACAGATTATCCAGCACACGCGACCGAACTCCAAGATACGGTTTACTAA